From the genome of Vicia villosa cultivar HV-30 ecotype Madison, WI linkage group LG2, Vvil1.0, whole genome shotgun sequence, one region includes:
- the LOC131652602 gene encoding glyoxylase I 4, translating to MTGEGVSLNHISRESTDINRLAKFYQEIFGFEEVESPKFAEFKVVWLRLPSSSLYLHLIERNPSNNLPEGPWSAASPVKDPSHLPRGHHLCFSVPNLQSFIHTLKDKGIETFEKSLPDGKIKQVFFFDPDGNGLEVASKEDSS from the exons ATGACAGGAGAAGGAGTGAGTCTGAATCACATATCTCGAGAATCCACCGACATTAACCGCCTCGCCAAATTCTACCAAGAG ATTTTTGGATTCGAGGAAGTAGAAAGTCCCAAGTTTGCAGAGTTTAAGGTTGTATGGCTACGTCTTCCATCATCTTCACTTTATCTTCATCTCATCGAGCGTAATCCATCTAACAATCTTCCTGAGGGTCCGTGGAGTGCCGCTTCTCCCGTTAAAGACCCTTCCCATCTTCCTAGAGGCCATCATCTCTGCTTCTCTGTCCCCAATTTGCAATCCTTTATCCACACTCTCAAG GACAAGGGTATTGAGACTTTTGAGAAATCTCTGCCTGAtggcaaaatcaaacaagtgttcTTCTTTGACCCTGATG GTAATGGCTTGGAGGTTGCAAGCAAGGAAGACTCCTCCTAG